GACACGCGTTAGCCGATAGACCATCGCGGTGATGCCGAATCGCGGCAGCAGGTATTGCAGGTAGACGAACAACCGCGCTGTTATGTTACTCAATGTATGTCCTCGTGCATGGGCGGTGGTGCGTTGCGGGCGAAAAACTCGACGGGAGCGATAACGGCGTCGTGCTGACTGAGGTTGAACGTCAATGTGTCCACTGTGCCGGCGGTGACGGGTTCATGGGGCTGCATTAACATGAGATGAACACCACCTGGCTCCAGTTCAAGGGTTTCGCCCGCTCGTATCTCAATATTCTCCATAGCGCGCATACGCGCATGCCCGTCTTGCATCACGGTTTCGTGAATCTCTGCGTTCGCGAACAGTTTGCTGTGCACGCTCTCGATACGAATATCTTGCCCCGTGTTGTTGTGCACAGTGAGGTAAGCGACAGCCATACCGCTGGTGCCGACAGGTGCAAAGCCATACGTATGGGTTATGACCAGCCCGTCTGGAGCAGGACTGCAGGCGCTCAGTGCCGCACAGCACAGCGCAATGGCTATTCGTCCTGTCATTTTCGGGAAATCAGGATGGCGAGGTCGTTGACGAACGCGTCCACTGAATGCGGCGCCGAAAACAGCGCTGACAGTTCGGCAGCCGGATTCGTCAGCAGGACAGCGGTCGAATGGTCAACCACGTAGCTTGTGTCGCTTGTATTGGCCTTCTGGAAGTGTATGCCAAGATCGCTGGTCAGTTTCTGCAGTTCATCGATCTCGCCGCTAACGCCCGTAACGTGATCGCCGAATATGTGTACGTAATCTGCCAGAACGTCCGCGGTATCGCGCTCCGGGTCGACACTGATCAGGACGATTTCCGGCAAGGGATCGACGCCGTTTTCGGCCAGGCGCTGGCGCGCGATCGACAGCTGTTGCAGGGTGGCCGGGCAAATATCGGGGCAATGCGTGAAGCCGAAAAACAGCAGTG
The DNA window shown above is from Woeseia oceani and carries:
- a CDS encoding SCO family protein is translated as MRYIIAGTFIVLGLAGGGYFLSKAVQPQTLQDATVLPDSRALPPFELLDDRGQPFGNQRLAGNWTLLFFGFTHCPDICPATLQQLSIARQRLAENGVDPLPEIVLISVDPERDTADVLADYVHIFGDHVTGVSGEIDELQKLTSDLGIHFQKANTSDTSYVVDHSTAVLLTNPAAELSALFSAPHSVDAFVNDLAILISRK
- a CDS encoding copper chaperone PCu(A)C — encoded protein: MTGRIAIALCCAALSACSPAPDGLVITHTYGFAPVGTSGMAVAYLTVHNNTGQDIRIESVHSKLFANAEIHETVMQDGHARMRAMENIEIRAGETLELEPGGVHLMLMQPHEPVTAGTVDTLTFNLSQHDAVIAPVEFFARNAPPPMHEDIH